The Manduca sexta isolate Smith_Timp_Sample1 chromosome 15, JHU_Msex_v1.0, whole genome shotgun sequence genome includes the window aacgaaacgtaacttacgactcaagggccctggcagcACTGGGAAAGTCACTTCATTGACACTGACAAGTGACATGTGACAattgacaaataaaactaacaaaatatagattTCCATTTCTATGTTTAGCTTCTATGTACGGCGGTAatatcgtaaattataattataaatgttattttacaggACTCAAATCTAGAATTATGTAGGAGATTAAAAGGTCTAAAAATCAGAAATCTTTCTAAAACGGACATGTTGATGAGATGGCAGTAATACTTCGAcgaatatgtttcaaatatacaaaatgtctAGTGTTGTCTGTTTTGATAGCTTTTTTCATACAGATTCTAATTGCATTAAGTTTTATTCCATCGATTAATGACAATTTGTTGAAAAGAAATGGCTACGTATCATTTTCACGCCAGGACGTGGGTGAAGTATCAGCTAGAAAAAATTATTATGGTTATAGTGATGACGAAGATTTTCCTGTTAACAATAAACTATCAAAACCAGGAACACTTCTCCGCCTAGAAGAACTTGACTTTAAACCTATATGTGAAATAAAGAGCAGAGAAGCAATATCTGCTATTCATCGGGCAAAAACACAAAATTGTAAACAACAAATAGTGAATATAACATGTCTCATTCAAGGAAGTAATTTTTATCCTAAAACATTACCAAATAATTGTCCTCACGAGGGAAAGACATATGGCAAATATTTGGGTTGTTATGTAGATGAAAAGAAGATGAGATTGCTCTCAGGTTTTTATGGCAATTATGCAAGTACTAACTCACATGAGAATTGTTTGTACATTTGTGTTCAAGCTGGTTTCCCTTATGCAGGTGTACAATATGGGTAAGTTCCTAATTTATCAAATAAGTTTTTTTGCTATGCTATAATTGTGAGATAAATTAATGAGATGGTTTATATGattattaaagagttaatcATAAATGAAAGTGTTGTTTTcacaataaaaagtataaacaattaacatatttttaagtcaatgcaaatatgaaagttaaattaaacaaaggtgtaaaagaatcataaaaatatctatacacatgaaataaaaataaattatttataaaaaacatttttgtttatctaaTTGTGTACAAGTTAGAATAGCACTTCTCTATTTTCCTGTTCCACTGGCACTATCAGAGAAAGAGGTTTGATCTCACTTGGAAAGAtttttgttatgtataaaaaaaaaaaacataatttagtgTATTATGAAGTACAAACATACTCTttattaacccgtgaggtagctgaatgtttgccggcaaacattgacagctacgcgtgtgacggaaaaataaccttattatgtagtatatatgtagtatataaggttataatcccgtgacacacgcaaatgtcatgtagctgtcttggctcgccggcgattcacgagagaccaagagttaaagtACTTGaaaatgtacttaattaaaCACATGAAAGAAACCTCATTCTATAAGACCAATAGGTGAACAGAGTGTACACAGGCTacatcaattcaattcaatcaaaattttaataatcagaTTATTAAAGTTGGATAAAGAgatgtatatttattgtgtatGTGGCACTGTGTTTTAACTGCTTATATTATTAACAGATCAGAATGCTTTTGTGGTGACACGGCACCACCAATCTCTGCAAAGCTTGCTGATGATTTATGTGATATGAAATGTCCAGCAAATCCATCCAAAATGTGTGGAGGCTATTTtactatgaatatttttgaGACTGGACTTACAAGTAAGTTTTTATGTGTAATTAGaagtttaaatatgtataaagggTAAATTTTCCAAGTGGATGTGGAGAGTGATATCCAAAATCATGAGTTATAGCAAAATATACTCGAAAGGAGTCTAGGggccaattttattataaactaaaactCAAAAATTGGATTTATCATACAGCAGTATGtttaaccaatttattttaaaaaaaaagaacactCTTACACCTTTCAACACACACTATGTTATTAGGTGTgtttaaaatcagtttattgtGTATTAAACTATACTTTATGGAAATCTATCTGTGGCTTATGTCTCCAcagaacaaataaataaatatttttttaccagaATAAAAGCCATACTATGTCCATTTCTAggataaaaagcagcctatATCCCTTCTTATAGTTTAAGATTAGTTTCATTCAACACATCAATAGATAGACAGAGTTACTTTTGcccttataatattagtactagcttttgctacgGGCTCCTCCCACATGTAAAAGTATTTCTGAGATCAAAGTCCTTATATAGGTCTAGGAAGATGCAAAGCCAGCATCAATAGGTAAAATTATGCTAATAGTACAATGCAAAATTGCAACCTTAAACGTCAGTTGCTGGTCTTGACAAAACTGGCTGGCACTGCAAGAAAACAATAATACCTTTTTATTCCTTTCTTTCATAACTAATACCTCTGCAGTACCGTTCCTTTACATTGGACTGAATAGAAGCTATTcagcagtttttattttattctgtataTTCTCCCTGCGCTTTTTTAGACAGGCAGTAAAATTTTGTACAGTTTTATTGCAACATGTTTTGAGTAATTTTGAAAACCATGAATGAAGCAATTATAGATCTTTTCAAAGTATCATTCTGGATGAACAATTACTGAGCCTTTCTCATGCTCAATCATTTGCCCACTTTGGACTTCTCTTAAGACATGTAGATGATAATGGTTTCGAAACTTTTTGCCCCACTAAAATCGCAGAATCATTCTTTTTTGTAATACTCACGTTCTCAGTACGCGCACTCCGCTTGTAAGCTGTCGTATAATATAACCCGCTCTTCTCTCATGCGCGTCGTTTTTATGCAATGCACAAAATAAACGTGAAATTATTTATGGCATAATTTGTACAAAGTAGAAAGAAATCAATATCTCTTTGCTCGACCCGGAATACGAACCCGGGAACCTCTAAGCGTTGATAGTGATTCGTATCATGCACTTAGTGCAACTACACCTAACGCCAGAAGTAGCAAAAAGgaaatttacacaaaatagtAGTCCCATCGCCCAGTAGTTGGGTATTTAAATGAGTTCgtctgaaataaatatgtacctaataatattCAATTGGGACTTACTCTCCAACATTTTAAGACGACGAATGTATCGTCAAGACTTCATAATCAAACcaagtattaaatattgttttttttttcagaatttttATCTAGAGTACCAGAATCCATAAATGTTAATGGAGAATcggttaaaattgtttttcttttaacattaAACGGACGAGCATTGCGACAAGTACATAGACTGATAAACTCTCTTTACAGAACGAATCACTACTTTTATATACACATTGACAAGGTAGGTGTTCAATTTTATCTTTAAGTCTAtcgctaagaactcacgaagcgatATTTACCCGCGCCCGCCGCGTTTGCGGGCCCGCAATTCCTGtagaatctatacttctatactattatataaagctgaagagtttgtttgtttgaacgcgctaatctcaggaactaccggtccaaactgaaaaattctttttgcgttggatagccctttgttcgtggagtgctataggctatatatcatcacgctatacccaataggagcggagcagtaatggctaatctcaggaactaccggtccaatctgaaaaattctttttgcgttggatagccctttgttcgtggagtgctataggctatatatcatcacgctatacccaatgggagcggagcagtaatggctaatctcaggaactaccggtttgaactgaaaaaaatgttttgtgttggatagccctttatttgtggagcgctataggctatatatcatcacgctatgcgttataggagcggagcagaacgaaacatgttgcaaaaacggggaaaaattattagttttcagaacttccgttgcgtgcgctgcgtaaacggttaaagttatgcaacaatgatgtatgacggaattgttcctcttaaaaagttctaaaaaatatattataaaacaaagtcccccgctgcatctgtctgcctgaacgtgtcaaactcaaaaactacccaacgtattaagatgaaatttggtatggagacagtttgagaccctgggaagaacataggctcccgggaaactactacttttataacggaaaactttagcctgaaaaactttataacgcgggcggagccgcgggcaaaagctagtacaaatATATCTGTCAAAAATAAATGCACATTTCACAAcacgttttacgcccgcggcgtgcggGGTTGTACGCGGTACCTGCTGTACCGGCGGGAAACTAGTAGAATCGCGCGGACCGCAGTCAGTACACCGCACCCGCATCAGCAGCCTCGGCGAGTAGCGCCCGCACGCTCTGCGGGTAGCGCCCGCGCGCACTACGATCGGTGGTGTATAGGTGTGCGACGCAGTAGTCGCGGGGGGTATAGAAATCCGACGCCATTTTGCTTCAGTGATTATTTCTGGTGCCTGGCGATCTGGAACTCAACTGGCCCGTTAATCGCCCGTCTTGCGATAATCGCCCACAAAGTTAACGGGTGATAATCGTAACCACGACGGTttcaaatcgcacagatctccggtcgtcgtgagttttgaaataaaacagttGTTTCTCGACCGCAGCGGGCGCGGCcaaaaaccgcttcgtgagttcttagtcTAAAACAGATTCAAACAAAATTTCTTTATAGTCTTATTTGTTGCAATTTTGATGTATTCGTGAAAATGTAAAATGAATTAGCTGTCGTCTGTCGCACGAaataaactgataaaatatctatagagaagttatgtattatatttccaTTGTTCTTTACTGATATAATATGCCtactaatttaatttgtttcagCGGCAAGATTACTTGCATagaaaattaattgtattggaaaagaaatttactaatattaggTTAGCCAAGAAACGATTCTCTACTATATGGGGTGGCGCCTCGTTACTGAAAATGCTCCTGGAATCAATGAAAGATTTTATTGAGTTAAACTGGAAGTGGGACTTTGTAATTAACTTGAGCGAAAGTGATTTTCCCATAAAATCATTGGAAGATTTAGAAAAATTCCTCGCTGCTAATAAGGGTCTAAATTTTGTCAAGTCCCACGGTCGTGAAGTGCaacgatttataaaaaaacaaggaTTAGATAAGACTTTCATTGAATGCGAAACGCATATGTGGCGAGTAGGCGAACGAAAACTGCCGAGCGGCATAGTTATTGATGGTGGCAGTGATTGGATTGCATTATCGCCGCCATTTGTGTCATATGTGGTTGGAAAAAAAGATGAACTTTTATCGGGAttgagtataatatttaaacatacgcTTTTACCGGCGGAATCATTCTTTCATACAGTTTTAAGAAACTCTcatttttgtaatacatatGTCGACAACAACCTTCATGTGACCAATTGGAAAAGAAAGTTGGGTTGTaagtgtcaatacaaacatgtAGTTGATTGGTGTGGTTGTTCTCCCAATGACTTTAGAACAGAAGATTGGCCTCGGATACAAAATACTCAAGACCGGCAACTATTCTTTGCCCGAAAATTCGAACCAATAATCAATCAAGAAATCATAAACAGAGTTGAACAATTTATAGGATACAATGACcactatttacttaataatttagaagGTTATTGGCAAAGCCTTTATAATGTTGATGATTTAACTGCAAGCAGTGACGATACACTTTTGACGCACGCCGAGAGCATCGCTCGTCACAATGCAAAAATTCTGACAGCAGAAGATTGCGTCATTGATCCTGATGTAATAGTCGAGATAAATTCATACACTCATGCTGATATTTACAAGGGAAATTTGATACTACATAAGGCATTAATAAAACCAAATCATGTAATAATGTTAGAAACATGGTATAAACCCAAAAAGCATCTGGAATTAAACTTTGAAAATCGTTATGCTGATTACATTAAGGTATTTAAAGTTAGTTCAGACTATGACCAAAAAGAAATGACTTTTAGAAatcttgcaaatattttagGTCCATTTTCTGAACTTAATTTACTTTATCAGTTTTTCCCCAGtgctgataaaaatattgaaaatcttaCCACCATTTGGTTGGATCCTACGGGCGTCATTGCCGATATCAACACCATATTCGTAGATGAAAATAATCTCACTAGTTTTATAAAACCCAACATAAAAACACCCCTTTTACCTGGGATATGGAAAATAGGCTTATTTgatcaaaaacaaataatagctTCTTCGAAATTTTTAGTTTCACCATTAGCATATTTGTCGGGTAAAGAACTTTCACATCAGGAAGCAAGTATTATTCATAGTGGTTCTcaaaattcatacaaaaatttctCACGCATAAAACAAATTGACTTTTTACCAGATCAGGAAGAGCGATTATTGCTTCAAAAAGTTTCACATTCAAATGTTAAAAGAACAGACGATGATTTAAAAGACTGGATAGATGCTTtaagtaaagaattttataatgttttaagttCTTGTATAGTATCTGACAGCatattaaaggaaaaaataGTCTGTGGAAgacatatatttgaatattgtgaATCAACTTCTTGGAGTTCTGTATCACCAGATCCTAAAGGAACAATAGGCAAACTGAACCAAATAACTGGACGTTTAGAAAGAGTATGACGTCAAATTACATTTGGACTAAAAGAAATCACTTATATGGCGTTATTCGGTGAGTTAGTAAAAGAAATACACCAAATGTATATACATgtaagaaagaaatatataaatacaattgttataagttaatatcacttttattttacgtataaGGGTGCATATCCTACATCCGTATTGAGGAATCAATACGAGTATCAATACAATGTATGGTGATGTGATGCTGCTTTTTATGAGCGGTCATATAGCTCGATCTAAAGAAAAAGAATAGAAATGTACCTTCTATTCAGGAACTAAAAAAACAGGGTAGTTGCCTGCTtttctttaaatacatttatcacaCTGTATATCATTCAAAATGCAACGGAACCAGAATATTCAAAATcgacacaataatatttaagtaataaagctttgaaatttgttgttatatacttatacaaaatcaaacataggaaaactatttttaaatattattgaataggtATGTTATAGATTTCATATTATGCATTAAGGATAGCCGCCGGTATAAAAAATGATCGTTATCGTTATGGATACATGTTTAGTTACTTTAGATAGAGGTCGTTTACACATAGTCTGGCAGCCCAATCAGTGACCTCGGTTTAATTGATTTCAGATTAATCAGTAACCGACCTATTTCTAATCGATTGACGGATCACCACAGGCATGAATCTAAATAGCAAGAGgtacctaaatattataaacatcgaATTCTAATCTATTCGTGTAAAAAAATCTGCTACTCCTCCAAATAATTCCTAGCGCAGGAAGACCAGTCGTTTACTGTGTTTGAAATAACTCCACTAATTTCTTAACGCGAAAAAACTAATATGCATTGTTATACAAACAGTTTATAAACGTTGCCTACCagtaaaaaacatgttttttctATCAGACGTAgccaaacccaacgcaaaaacacaactttaaTGTCGTAGGAGAGGAATATTCGCATTTTTATTTCCATGGACGACATAGGTACTTATTACggttaagagcgtttacgcacccgcgcgccgtatgtctcaaaaacagcacttttcgaaggagataatatccatcaaaacattattttaaaaacatatgaattagtaattattatagaaaattttgttgtctaaaaagttagtagagaaaatttttagatttattgagtatttgtaaattcttaaatgattactgaacagaggtttacAAATTTGCGCTTccaacgtctatttcgaagctcaaaatatctaaAACCACAAAGGAacaaaacaatatgttatttttatctaaataaaaagaaccagaagaaaaagttagtagagaaaaatatctttttatgtttaattcatgagaaataaaaattcaaagagttcgaaaatttcagatatgttggtcatttaaatgatttttttttatcactatatcttacttaattgaatataatattggattactataatagaagaacatctccttaaaaacatacaatttaaaaattcaacaaaattagttctgttatttttctataaatattttaaataccactataaaatgcaacgcgcaaatcgtttcaaattagtccgccttgaggctttctagagagaggacgtatcgctcgtcgctccggccagactccagttggcctttgctgtgcgtagaaaaatagtcacgtgtatacagtgattgccacatcttagtactttagtaagtaaaatattttttctttaaggagtgacaataattttagtagttactataaattattattatattattatgtttcagacacaatgggaagtaaagctatttctaggcaagaaaaggaaacgcaacaacgctgaaacttcggctaaagcaagaGCTAAAAGATTggtgtactaatgttataacatgcgtctgtagttatggttgttgctttttttactcattaaacacttgagcaacagttactcaaaggaaaaaaatggaaccttaagctaaaaactcACAAAGCGGTATTTACCCGTGCCCGCCGCGATTGCGGGCCCGCAATTCCAAAAGCATGCAAATATATGTCAAAAATCAATTAGctcattgaaatgttacatgagctttgtattttttagaggacccaattttatttttagaacatatgCGGGGGTCAATaaaagcttaacctcaagtttgtggggtcgccacccttgtcccctagccgccatcatggaaaaaggggtgaaaacacttttttcgcgatatctcggaaactatgcgtcttacataaattttgtaaagtcataatttgtagcaaattgttttgcctacaaatatgtttatataactttttgccctaaattaaaaattaaagaagttataaacaaaaatgtgagaaaatgtttataaaagttttcttttttgctctataactttttttatacattttacaaaaaaattacctcaaactaacttgtaaataatcttttgagtaaaattgttccctataatttttttttatttatttcatttaaaacgctgttacagcgctccaaagtttactgggttcgtcaatgctcatgagaatccggtcgaaacaaaatgtttaacttatttttgcataatgcataggtacgcttactttcaagtgacgagagacggaatcctatatctttctcctctttgaaccttaaaaataagggatttggtaatttatgtagctagtgaataaaactactagtagtagttagtatacctattttcttaactatttgggctagtttaggtttacacgctcatataaattttacatattactttatcctgacgtttaaccttgtgcaggtttcggcgtcattatacttgtataaattaaacacatctagatccatatgcagttttacttaagtatgtagtgtttgcgtaaacttcgataataataatagtatattctatttttttttttttaatttttaggtaatcgagcctgatattacactcaaaataaataaggttattaaaagccgcaaaattatagatctTCAATATTTCTTggatcaaaaattaaaacactcaataaccacaacagagcaacaggttgtagtatcgaacatttacaactattgaaagagaataaactttgcttgcagtcaacatttttaatgaagtgtaatatgtgcaatatggaatttaagctatttaagcgctaagagatatactgatagtatggacgtatatcgtggagcTGTGAATGTAGCTATGATGACtggagttggtagatcaaatttaaacgaacagttagcttccatagatttaccaatattaacgcaaaatgtttacatgaaatgttacgtgttagctaaatgattgaaattagctacAGAgaacaggatgcaagaggccgctaggaaAGAAACTGATAaggatgttgcctgtggcgatgtaaaagacggtattcccgtACTTACAGTCatagctgactgctgttggtcgaaaaaaaagtacagaaccaactattttgcttcgtcgagtgtcgcaaatattatgcaaaactatggataaaaactggtaaattgttatacatggatgtacaatcgatcgattgatgatcaatgtcactgagaagcactatctattaaaaaaatatccaaaaaaatataatcaacttctaaaaaaagaagtcttttatttctcactttttagttatacacctaaaaatgacatctcattacatacaccttctgactcacaatataaattccaatatgtaatttctaatgacttaattaaaattttcaatacgctaaatattaaaactgcagatctatggagtaattatgtgatccattataaacatcgtagcacagtaattttcctgatttattgtctgattacggagttctggtgcctatctttcggcttcatgatgagttCCACTTTACTAAGGGGtattttctaaatgcaaatgcttaaatttttaagcatttacatttaaaaagtgaaaataataatttgtaaaattgccgttaaaatttgttataaatgtttattttttttataattacaaaatgatacatataaactatttcatgatgaattcttatatatttaataatagaattcttcatttatcataaattcataaatcataagttacattccaattagataattaaagcgaaaagatcaaaattggttggtctgactataaagatagccgacgcgctaattCTACGCACACAGCTGCACACGgttgtgtgagtgaattttgcgaagaattacctatagttgacttcacgcgcggcacgtaaacgctcttaagtaTCTTAGTAAACTAAGTTTTATTTGCCACGCAGGTagaactaattttattaccatttatttgaaagCATATATTAAAGTGTTGACTTTTATTTTGTCGGCCTAAGATCGATTTAAATTCTTATCATAACTAGGCGAAAAAGACCATATTCGTTATGTCTCGCCTATGTTCGTGTAGTCTCCACTTCGTGTCGGTATTTCGGATCCGAATCAAAGGACTTTCgtgttgttttgtttctttttttaaatgtaatatgcTACAGCACAAAATGCTACAGTGACAGAGGAGTCGTTTCTAACACGTCCAtttagtcatcatcatcatcagcctatatctttgtccactgctggacagaggtctcctccaatatgcgccattttacacTGTGGCCTGTCACATCCAGTtattaccagcgacctttcgcaaaTCGTCACtacacctagctggagggctttctacactacgtttgccgagccgtggtctccactcaagaactcgttgaCCCCATCTAGCATGACTACTGAATGGACAACTAAAAGATCATGGATGGGGAGAGCCATTGCCATTGTCGTCCTGTCTCTGCGAGACTTGAGACTGTGATGACTCGACAAGAATGTAGAATAGGCTTAATACACTTATGTGACGAGTATCATTGACGGTCTCTGTGGCATTGATACTAGATAGAGAGAAGATACTACCTTGCTTGCGTGaaagtttttctggaataaaagtccagctataatacattttcctgtaataaaaaatagcctatgtccttcccaggatcttgATCTATTATCAGACAAACGAAATATCAAAGTCGATTCAGCTGTGGAAAcgtaacagacagacaaaaCAGTTACAGTTAAAGTTAGGTATCATTACCGGTACGGCGAGGTGGCGAGAGTTGGTGGAAGAGAAAAACCTTTCCTTTTTCGTCTTACTGTTCATCCAGTAGACTTCATTTTCAACAATAAACTCCAGAGATggaatataatttactatactTAATTATCGAGGGGTAAAGAATAACTTCACTAGATAgtcatttatgtaattttattttatcaagagTCATCATacagtctttttttatataacattaaataagtttttgtacCAAAATACTAAATTTTCATTTGCATTAGTTGCTGCGTTGCTATTGTAATTAAACCATTAAAGTCTTCATGTATGTGCGAACGCCAAAATTTACATCTTCCCCAAACAATGGCAGGAAAATTAGGTGAAGAAATTCCTTGAAAAATTCTGGCAATACTTCTGCCTGTAAAAGTGCAATCTTTATATGAAGATATTAAAGCTCTAACATCACTAATAACTCTTTCTGTATCTAGAGCTCTTTCTTGCAATACAACATATTCAGGCAAACTATTTTCTCTTTCAAAGTAATTTCGTATCGTTAATTTAAGTTCATTGGATTTTTCTAAATTAAGAGTTGAATAACCATCGTCTATAAAGCAGTTAGCAAGTTGCTTAAATGCCTCATTACATTCCTCCAATTGATATAATTTCGTTTTTTCTTGAAATAGTACCGATTCGTGGAGCTCATCTAAAACATTATCAAGTTCTGTAGATGTTAAGTCACCTCTAGCTTTTATCCTAAATCCTAGTGTGTGAAATTCTACTTTTAAATGGGATCTTCTAGCTGCTCCAGATTCTGATATCCATTCCAAATTTTTAATTGGTATTTAGTTATACCACTCTCCCAACCTATTGCAGAAGCTAcatcaataacattaaattctaTTACACTTTTGTTTACAACTGATGGATCTTTTTTACTTTCTAAAAGAATTGCTGTTGCTAGAGGAACACAGGTTTTGGCAGCTAGGAGTATCATTTTTGGTCCTCCATAAGAAGAGATTTTGCACATAGTATATgcattatttaatacttttatataatttttcgttTGGAGTTCTACATAGCAAAGCAATGTAGCAATATTTTCTGAAGGCAAATCCAACTCTTCCACTGTGACATCTATAGGTATTCCAACTTCATGACCTTTACATTGAATAGATAGATTGTTAGTGGATTCTGACTGGTGTGATAAACACTCACATGGAATAAATACTCTTTGAAGTAGTTTTCTTATAGTAGGCCTGTCGATGGAGTTTGCATGAATATGTTTCAAAAGttcatttttatcattattactgTTATTCATCAATACATGACAAATTGCCAGTTGACCATCACGTCCAGCTCTTCCAACTTCTTGTACATAAGACTCAAAACTACTCGGCATATTGTAATGAATTATACATCTGATATCAGATTTATTTATACCCATACCAAAAGCAACAGTCGCAACTATAATTCTCAGGGCGCCATTCATAAAGTGAGTCTGAATTTTTTTCCTTTGAGCTGCTGACATCCCAGCATGATAAGATTCAGCAATATAAGACATTCTTTTCCGTTTTTTGCTCG containing:
- the LOC115451851 gene encoding xylosyltransferase oxt, translated to MAVILRRICFKYTKCLVLSVLIAFFIQILIALSFIPSINDNLLKRNGYVSFSRQDVGEVSARKNYYGYSDDEDFPVNNKLSKPGTLLRLEELDFKPICEIKSREAISAIHRAKTQNCKQQIVNITCLIQGSNFYPKTLPNNCPHEGKTYGKYLGCYVDEKKMRLLSGFYGNYASTNSHENCLYICVQAGFPYAGVQYGSECFCGDTAPPISAKLADDLCDMKCPANPSKMCGGYFTMNIFETGLTKFLSRVPESINVNGESVKIVFLLTLNGRALRQVHRLINSLYRTNHYFYIHIDKRQDYLHRKLIVLEKKFTNIRLAKKRFSTIWGGASLLKMLLESMKDFIELNWKWDFVINLSESDFPIKSLEDLEKFLAANKGLNFVKSHGREVQRFIKKQGLDKTFIECETHMWRVGERKLPSGIVIDGGSDWIALSPPFVSYVVGKKDELLSGLSIIFKHTLLPAESFFHTVLRNSHFCNTYVDNNLHVTNWKRKLGCKCQYKHVVDWCGCSPNDFRTEDWPRIQNTQDRQLFFARKFEPIINQEIINRVEQFIGYNDHYLLNNLEGYWQSLYNVDDLTASSDDTLLTHAESIARHNAKILTAEDCVIDPDVIVEINSYTHADIYKGNLILHKALIKPNHVIMLETWYKPKKHLELNFENRYADYIKVFKVSSDYDQKEMTFRNLANILGPFSELNLLYQFFPSADKNIENLTTIWLDPTGVIADINTIFVDENNLTSFIKPNIKTPLLPGIWKIGLFDQKQIIASSKFLVSPLAYLSGKELSHQEASIIHSGSQNSYKNFSRIKQIDFLPDQEERLLLQKVSHSNVKRTDDDLKDWIDALSKEFYNVLSSCIVSDSILKEKIVCGRHIFEYCESTSWSSVSPDPKGTIGKLNQITGRLERV